A segment of the Candidatus Pelagisphaera phototrophica genome:
CGACGCGCATATTCACTTGTATCCAGCTAGCGCTTACGAGAATACGAGATCCTGGGCAGAGAAGTGGAAAGAGCCCTGTTGGCTCCAATGCGTTTCCCCTAGCTCCGGTCCAAAGCTGCAAGGATGGGCTTCGGTTGATCAACTACTCAGGGACATGGATGCCGCAGAGATCCAACAGGCGATCATACTTGGCTGGTATTGGGAAAATGCCAACACTTGCTACGAAAACATCTCCTGGCAAAGGGATTGGATCGCTAGCCATCCGGATCGCCTGATGGCGTTCGCACCTTTCAACGCTAAAGGGCGAGCCGCATCAATCGACGCTTTGAAACAGGCATTTGAATGCGGGTTTGGCGGGATCGGGGAACTCAATCCCCCCGCTCAAGGCTACACTTACGTAAACGAAACTTTGGATCTAGCAATTGCCCTAGCTGGCGAATACAACGTTCCCGTCAATTTTCACGTTACCGATCCAACAAGCCACGAGTATCCAGGCAAAATAGAAACGCCAATCGATTCCCTTTTAGCGCTGGCAAAGAGCCACCCGAAAACTACTTTCATCTTTGCCCATCTCGCTGGGATGATGGAGCTGCCCAAGTTGAGGAGCCTCAGCAATGTATATCTCGACACCGCTGCGGTTCCACTGCTGTACCCACGCGACATTTATCAAACCGCAATCGAATCGATAGGGTGCGATCGCATCCTGTTTGGGAGCGACTATCCCCTTCGGACATTCCCGAAGACGCAGCGCAAACCGGATTTTAAGACCCATATTGATTCCCTTAAGAGCTCCGGTGTTTCACCGGTTGATTTAGACAATATTTTCGAGAGAAACATTAGGGAGATTCTCCCGCAGGGCGAGCCTTTCCCCAACGAAGCAACCTCATGACTACCGAAGAACGACTAGAAAAGCACCTTTCCCAAGATCCTGTCATCCCGGATACCGCCTACGTTGCCAAGGAAGCTGCTGTGATGGGTGATGTTACCATCGGTGACCAGGCCAGCATATGGCCCGGTTGCGTACTCAGAGGAGACATTAACTCAATCAGAGTCGGGGATCGGTCAAATATACAAGACGGTACGATAGTGCACCTTGCGGATGACTATGGCGTGGAAATCGGCAACGACGTAACGATCGGACACGCGGCGATAATCCACGCGTGCAGGATTGAGGACGAATGCCTTGTCGGGATGGGTGCAACAGTGATGGATGGTTCCGTGATCGGAAAGAATAGCATCATCGGAGCCGGCGCTCTTGTAACGGGTTCAACAAAAGTTCCTCCTGGATCGCTCGTCCTTGGGTCTCCGGCAAAGGTTTTCCGAATACTGACCCCCGAGGAGCAGTCAGGCATCAAGAACTGGGCCTACAAGTACACCAAAGTAGCCGCGGCTCACAAAAGCAAATACCAGCAAACCAAATCACCCTAAGGCTAGTCTTGCAGAGCACCTTTATAACGAAGGGCGATCAGTCCAGCGATCAATAAAGCGCCCCAGCAAACCGCGACAAACCAATCTCCTTTCTGGGTATAAAAGGTCTCTCGCCCTTTCCACCGCTTGTCTCGATCGACTTTCCAGGTCGTACCACCAGAAAACCAAATTTTGCCCTCCTCGTCGAGGAGTTCATCCCGTACGTTACCGTATTCGTCGATCCACCCGGACCATCCGTCATTTCCTACACGAAACACAACTCTACGGTTTTCGACGGCTCTCAGAACCGAGTGGGCCATATGCTGGAAAGAAGCGGCGCTCTGACCATACCAGGCGCTGTTTGTGGCAACGAAGAGCATGCCCGCACCTTCAAGCGTGGACTTTCTGGCGAGACTGGGAAAGACGTCTTCATAGCAAATGAGCGTTCCAATATTAATGGTTCGGCTCGGCATGGACAAGGGCAACAAGGAGACTCCCTCTCCCTGATACAGATCGCCCTCGATCGGCACTATTTTTTCAATCCATGGCCAAACGCTCCGCAAAGGGATGTACTCGCCAAAAGGAACTAAGTGCCTTTTCGCGTAGTATTCTGGATACATTCCCCATTTCGGTCGAATCAAATACACTCCATTGTACCAAACTTCATCTGATTCTGCAACCAACGCTCCGGCAAAAATGGGGGTATCAATCTGCGTAGCTAATCGCTCGATCCAAGCCTGCATAATGGTGTCCCCTTTGATCGGATACGGCAAGGTCGCTTCCGGCCAGAAAACCAGATCCGGTTTCATCGGTGCCAGAAGCAGGGTGTTTTTTTCAATTTGATCCAGTATCTCTCTACTTAGAGAAGCGTCCCATTTTTCGTTTTGGGGAATCGCTGGCTGCATGGCAGCCGCTCTAAAGAGAGGCTCCCTATCCTGTCCCGAAATGTGACGTGTCTGCAAGAAGGTCATGCTAACGAAAACAATGAGGGCCAGATAGAACTCTGGGCAAAACGTCTTGGTATCGGTTCGCGAATAACGGACGATACGCAGCATGTAGGCAGCCACGCCCGCATTGAGCAACGCCAGTCCAAACGAAATCCCCCAAGCACCCCAAAATACGGCGCTCTGCAGCATGATGGGCCGACTCCATTGACTCGCTGACAACGGTAACCAAGGAAAACCGGTAAAAACCCATCCTCTAATATGTTCGAGAACAACCCACAAAGCGGAGGTTCCGATCGCGAAGGGAAGGCCCATCCAAGGACCCTTTCCGAGGAGGCGCTTACTCAACCAAAAAGTCCCCACGCACCAGAGCATAAAATGCAGCCCCACTACTCCCGAGAGAAGCGCCAAACCCATCCACGTCACATGACTTAGCCAAAAGATAAGGATAAACCACGCCACCCAACCGGCTAAGAGCCCCGTCCAGGCAACCTGCTTTAAAGTAGGCCCCATACGGAACCAGATCAGAAAGGGAATCAGCACGACAAATCCCGCTTCCGGAAAGTCGTACGGAGGGAACGCTCCGACATAGAAAACAATGGTCAATACGAAGGCCGCAACCTGGGCGATCTTACTCCGATTCGCCACCATCCACTTTGCCATTTCGCTGATCCACATCGGCGGACAAAGCAGCCCGAATTCCTTTTCTTAGCAAGAAATTACGCTTCCCGACATTGACGAACCCCTATCGCTACACAAGTTAGAGGCATGGCAACGTACCTCTATGAGACAATTCCCGATTCTGACTCCGAAGAACCTGTCCGGTTTGAGTACCAGCAAAGCATGAATGACGCGCCTTTGACAAACCACCCAACCACGGGGGTGCCCGTAAAACGTGTCATTACAGGCGGATACGGATTCAACGTGACTGGAAGCGTGCAGAGTGCTCTGGTGCCATCCGCTGGAGAGAGCTGTTGCCAGCAGGGTGGATGCGGCTGCTCCTACAACTAGAGTGTCACCACAAAACCAGACTCCTCCCAAGCCATTCAAGATCTGTCTTGTAGAGCCCTTCTTTACCGGATCACACCAACGCTGGGCCAACGAATTCGCTAGTCGTTCTAGACATCGGATAGACATTCTCTCCCTGCCTGGGTGCCACTGGAAGTGGCGTATGCATGGAGCCGCCGTAACAATGGCGGAAAAATACCGAGCCCATGGAATTCAATACGATGCCATTGTAGCCAGCGATATGCTCGACCTGACCGTGTTTCTCTCCTGTCTAAGGGATGAAACGGCTCGTACTCCGGTTGCGGTCTATTTCCATGAAAACCAGTTACTCTATCCCTGGTCCCCAAGGGACTCTGATACAAAGAAAGGACGAGACCTCCACTACGCGTTTATCAACTATTCCAGTGCCTTGGCAGCAGATGCGACCTACTTCAACTCCAACTATCATCGTACGTCGTTTCTAGACGCCTTACCCAATTTCCTAAAACGATACCCGGATTTCCAAAACTTGGATACGGTTTCAACTATTCGACACAACGCATCGACCCTTTGGCTAGGTATGGATCTGAAGGCACTCGACTCATTCCGCTGTCCAAATCGAGGGAAAATGGCAGACAAGCCACTGATCGTTTGGAACCATCGCTGGGAGTACGACAAAAACCCCATCGGCTTCTTTCGAATATTGTACGGTCTTGTCGAACAAGGGATCGATTTTGATTTGGCTTTGCTAGGAGAGGGCTTCGAAGAAGAACCTCCTTATTTCAAGGAAGCAAAAGAAAGGCTCGGCAACCAAATCGTGCAATATGGGAAAGTTCCTCTCTTCTCGGACTACGCTCGCCTGCTATGGGAGGCGGACATTTCCCTAGTCACGTCTCGACAGGACTTCTTCGGCCAAAGCGTGGTGGAGTCAATACACTGCGGGTGCCACCCCATCCTACCCAATCGGCTTGCCTACCCCAATCATCTGGAGCCCAGCCAATGGTCACAGAACTTCTATGAAACAGAAGACGAAGCGCGACGCTTGACGATAGAACTGATCCAAAGCGGGGCTTGGAAAAAGCCTTTTCAGGGAGCAAGCCTAGTATCGCACTATGATTGGAGCAATCAGACGCGTATCTACGATTCTTGCCTGGACCAGCTTGCTCAGCTGAGGAAGTCCTAGTTTTAAGGACCTGCCCGATTCCATTACGAAAGCTCCATATAGGTGCTTTAACATGTAGTTGTGTCGAACGTATCCATACCCGTCTGTACCCCAGTTGACCCCCATATGTTCTTGAATGTAAAGAGTTACATCTTACAGTCTTCGGTTGGTGCTTCTAAAGCCAACAAGTGTAACCGCATGGCCATAATTTCCCCGAGGGGTTTGACCATCCAGAAAGGCCGCCCTTCTAATCGACCAAGAAGAGGGCCAGCCCATTCCGACAACGACCGGCCACCGTGGATTCAACGTATGCACGATATTACCCAAAAAGATATTCTTGTCTCTTCCCGGCATGGCAAACGCCCGGATAACTGAGCGAACACGGGCTTTCTGGATGATCTCGCTCGAAACGATTTGCTAGAACGCTCGATCGTATTCCCTCATGCTATGTGCGGAGGAAAGCAGCAAGTTCCTTTGCTCAGGATTGAAACTGGTGTCAATAAGCTCATCAAATTCCCGATTGAGCTCCGCAAACATGCGATTATGGTTTTCCAACAGGGTATCATCCGAGTTCTCAGAAATTCTCCAACAATGGACCTCACGAGACCGTAGGTGATTCAGTCCTACCTTCGCGAATTGCCAAAGGCAAAATGCTCTAGTCTAGGTCGATGATCGAAGCGTATTCGGGATCGTAAAGACGCTTGTGAATTCTCAACGCCTGACCATCCGTCAAGCTGGCTAGGAAGTCCCGAGCGACCAACCGTTGCTTTTCGGGGTCTTCCGTTGCTTGCTTCATCCAAATCGCCTGCTGTTCCGGAAGAATCTTGGATCTCGGCTTTTCAGACTCCAAATACGAATCCGACAAGGCTCGAAACAAATCCTCCAAAACGCGATCTCCCTTATAGTCCATCTGCTGAAGCGGTGCTGACCTAAAAATAAGGTCTAGGGCCACTCGCTTGAAGAAGCGGGCCGTTCGTTTTGCCTCCGAATTCACTTCCAAGGAGAACGCATACCGGTTTGTAACTCCCGACAAAGGACTTTCACGAGGAACGAGACGGCAGGACCGAATAAAGTCGCCTATCTTGACCCCGAAAACCGCTTCGAGCCGGTCTTTTCGGATATCATTAACGAAAGCGTCAAACAAGGGTTGCGACTCGGCATCGAGACCTTCTCTTGCCGCCCAACGCTCAAGCCGTTCCAAACTAAGGAAACCGGCTCGGACGCCGTCGACGATATCGTTGATACAATAAGCAGTATCATCCGCCCAGTCCATTATCTGGCACTCCAGACTAGCCATCTTTCGAAACGCCCCATCCACTTGCGCTCCCTTACGATCAATGTCTTTCTCGTGTACAAATTCTCGATACACACGTTGAAAGTCGTATATGAAGTGGTTTCGAGGCCGATCCCTTTCTGAAAACGAAGACTTGTATTTCAGAATGCCGTCGAGAAATGCCCTCGTAGGAGAAATACCCCTTTGCTTGCCACTTGAATGGTACAGCGTATCCGTGATCAAACGCAAGGTTTGAGCATTCCCTTCAAATCCGCCAATGTCGTAAAACAAACGGTGGAGCGTTCGCTCACCGCCATGACCAAAAGGCGGATGGCCCAGATCGTGGCTCAAGCAGCAGGCCTCAACCAAATCCGAATCGATGTAGAAGTCGTCGTTTAAATACTTCGAGTCGCTTTGCAGGAAATGGCAGATCGATCGACCAATCTGGGCAACCTCAATGGAATGGGTCAGCCGCGTACGGTAAAAATCGTACTCTCCCGAAAGATAGACCTGGGTTTTGGATTGAAGCTTTCTGAAGGCTGATGAATGGATGATCCGGTCCCTATCAACCTGAAAAGGCGTTCGGTAGTCATCTGGTCGCTTCCCTCCAACGAGTGGCTCAAAATCGTAATCGGAATAGAAGGAGTTTTTCGACATTTCCCTCAAGTGAAGACTCCGTATTCGTAGGACCTAGCCACCAATCTCAGTGGCAAAAAGGAAGCTCGCTTCCGAAGCCGTTAATATTCTGCTTTGTCGTGCCCATACTTCTCAATTTCTATAGCGAAAAGTGGCTTATCAGGAATTCGACATCCAATTCTGGATACAATACGAATCGGTCTAGAAGGCTTTGCACACGAGCTCTTCCCTCCTCTACGACAGTTTCAGAGATATCGTATTTCACTTTGCTGGGCTGACCCGCATTTTTACCCTTAGTGAGTATTTTTGGCGTAGTACTTGAGAGTATGAGCTTAAAAATCGAAGCTATCTCTTTCATCTCCTCGGCTCCCATTCCCAATGATGTGATCGCGGGGGAACCAACTCGCAATCCACTCGTGTAGTGGGGGCCATTGGGATCGAAAGGTAACGAGTTTCGGTTCAACGTAACGCCACATTCACGAACGGCGGCTTCCGCCTGTCGTCCGTTGAGACCGAACGGAGTCACGTCGATCAGCAAGAGGTGGTTGTCGGTTCCACCCGTGCAGATCTTGAGACCTTCGTCGATCATGGCGTCCGCGATGGCTCGCGAATTATTCACCACGTTCTGCGCGTACTCTTTAAACTCAGTCTCGTTTGCTTCCTTAAAAGCAACTGCTTTGGCTGCCATAACGTGCGGCAGCGGTCCGCCAATCACGAGAGGACACCCTTTATCAATATACTCAGCAAACTCCTTTTTACAAAGGATCACTCCACCACGAGGGCCTCGGAGTGTCTTGTGTGTGGTCGTTGTCACTACATCAGCAAACGGCATCGGATTGTAGTCGCCCTCGAAAACACCCCCGGCAACCAGTCCTGAGAAGTGGGCCATATCAACCAACAGAACTGCTCCCACCTTATCAGCTATTTCCTTCATCCGACGGAAATCTACCTTTCTCGGATAGGCGCTATAACCCGCTAACAGGATCAATGGCTTGATCTCCAGTGCCTGAGCTTCCAGCTCATCGTAGTCGAGCAACCCGGTCTCCTTGCTGACTGAATAGTTGTAGGCATCAAAAAACTGGGCGGAAATGTTAAATCGATAACCGTGAGTCAAGTGGCCTCCGGAGTAGTAATCCAGTCCGAGCATTTTCTGATTACCCATCGCCGCGCGCACCTTGTTCCAATCCTCTCGGGACATTTTGGAAGGGTTGGCTTCACCCATTTCCTCGATGAGAGGTGTGCCGACTCTAGCCTGCAGGATGGCCCAAAAAGCGATCAGGTTCGCATCCGCCCCCGAGTGAGGCTGCACATAAGCGTGCTCCGCATCAAAAAGCCGGCAGGCTTGCTCACAGGCTTCGCTCTCGATCGCATCGATGTTGTCGCAACCCGCGTAGTAGCGAGCCCCAGCGAATCCTTCCGCGTACTTGTCCGTAAGCAAATTGCCCATGGCCGCTTGAGTGTTCAGCGTGGTAAAATTCTCGGACGCAATGAGCTTGAGATTGCTGCGTTGGTCCTGGAGCTCTTTCACAATCGATGCGGCGATCGGCGCGTTTACCGAGGCAACTTGTTGCAGGTTCGCAACATAGCTCAGCATGGCGGGATTCACTTCATCCGGCGAGCGGGACGAGAGATATTCAGAGACAGGTGACGTCGTAGTCAGATTAGACATGATGGAAGCATTTATAGTTTTAAAAAGTGGCTCTACCCAGGCGCTCGATAGAACCGCGAAGCTTCCTAGCGGTCAATCCCGCCTTACTCGCCAGTCGCAAAAAATAGGGGAACATCGAATGCAAAACCCGAAGAGGAAGTCAACCCATAGATAAACGCTGGCCGCGATACCTTTCCGCTCCAGACACACTTTGAGGCAAAAACGTTAGGTCAAACGGTAACAAAAGGACGTCGATTTCTCCTACTCAAGACCTACGACTTTCCGCTCGGTGACGGGCCACCACTGGGCGATCTTGTGGGCCAGCCGAACTACGAGTTTCGGATTCGATGTGGCGAGATTGTTTCTCTCGTGAGGGTCGATATTCA
Coding sequences within it:
- a CDS encoding glycine hydroxymethyltransferase, whose amino-acid sequence is MSNLTTTSPVSEYLSSRSPDEVNPAMLSYVANLQQVASVNAPIAASIVKELQDQRSNLKLIASENFTTLNTQAAMGNLLTDKYAEGFAGARYYAGCDNIDAIESEACEQACRLFDAEHAYVQPHSGADANLIAFWAILQARVGTPLIEEMGEANPSKMSREDWNKVRAAMGNQKMLGLDYYSGGHLTHGYRFNISAQFFDAYNYSVSKETGLLDYDELEAQALEIKPLILLAGYSAYPRKVDFRRMKEIADKVGAVLLVDMAHFSGLVAGGVFEGDYNPMPFADVVTTTTHKTLRGPRGGVILCKKEFAEYIDKGCPLVIGGPLPHVMAAKAVAFKEANETEFKEYAQNVVNNSRAIADAMIDEGLKICTGGTDNHLLLIDVTPFGLNGRQAEAAVRECGVTLNRNSLPFDPNGPHYTSGLRVGSPAITSLGMGAEEMKEIASIFKLILSSTTPKILTKGKNAGQPSKVKYDISETVVEEGRARVQSLLDRFVLYPELDVEFLISHFSL
- a CDS encoding FmdB family zinc ribbon protein; this translates as MATYLYETIPDSDSEEPVRFEYQQSMNDAPLTNHPTTGVPVKRVITGGYGFNVTGSVQSALVPSAGESCCQQGGCGCSYN
- the lnt gene encoding apolipoprotein N-acyltransferase — encoded protein: MAKWMVANRSKIAQVAAFVLTIVFYVGAFPPYDFPEAGFVVLIPFLIWFRMGPTLKQVAWTGLLAGWVAWFILIFWLSHVTWMGLALLSGVVGLHFMLWCVGTFWLSKRLLGKGPWMGLPFAIGTSALWVVLEHIRGWVFTGFPWLPLSASQWSRPIMLQSAVFWGAWGISFGLALLNAGVAAYMLRIVRYSRTDTKTFCPEFYLALIVFVSMTFLQTRHISGQDREPLFRAAAMQPAIPQNEKWDASLSREILDQIEKNTLLLAPMKPDLVFWPEATLPYPIKGDTIMQAWIERLATQIDTPIFAGALVAESDEVWYNGVYLIRPKWGMYPEYYAKRHLVPFGEYIPLRSVWPWIEKIVPIEGDLYQGEGVSLLPLSMPSRTINIGTLICYEDVFPSLARKSTLEGAGMLFVATNSAWYGQSAASFQHMAHSVLRAVENRRVVFRVGNDGWSGWIDEYGNVRDELLDEEGKIWFSGGTTWKVDRDKRWKGRETFYTQKGDWFVAVCWGALLIAGLIALRYKGALQD
- a CDS encoding amidohydrolase family protein; this translates as MTIDAHIHLYPASAYENTRSWAEKWKEPCWLQCVSPSSGPKLQGWASVDQLLRDMDAAEIQQAIILGWYWENANTCYENISWQRDWIASHPDRLMAFAPFNAKGRAASIDALKQAFECGFGGIGELNPPAQGYTYVNETLDLAIALAGEYNVPVNFHVTDPTSHEYPGKIETPIDSLLALAKSHPKTTFIFAHLAGMMELPKLRSLSNVYLDTAAVPLLYPRDIYQTAIESIGCDRILFGSDYPLRTFPKTQRKPDFKTHIDSLKSSGVSPVDLDNIFERNIREILPQGEPFPNEATS
- a CDS encoding deoxyguanosinetriphosphate triphosphohydrolase family protein → MSKNSFYSDYDFEPLVGGKRPDDYRTPFQVDRDRIIHSSAFRKLQSKTQVYLSGEYDFYRTRLTHSIEVAQIGRSICHFLQSDSKYLNDDFYIDSDLVEACCLSHDLGHPPFGHGGERTLHRLFYDIGGFEGNAQTLRLITDTLYHSSGKQRGISPTRAFLDGILKYKSSFSERDRPRNHFIYDFQRVYREFVHEKDIDRKGAQVDGAFRKMASLECQIMDWADDTAYCINDIVDGVRAGFLSLERLERWAAREGLDAESQPLFDAFVNDIRKDRLEAVFGVKIGDFIRSCRLVPRESPLSGVTNRYAFSLEVNSEAKRTARFFKRVALDLIFRSAPLQQMDYKGDRVLEDLFRALSDSYLESEKPRSKILPEQQAIWMKQATEDPEKQRLVARDFLASLTDGQALRIHKRLYDPEYASIIDLD
- a CDS encoding gamma carbonic anhydrase family protein, with amino-acid sequence MTTEERLEKHLSQDPVIPDTAYVAKEAAVMGDVTIGDQASIWPGCVLRGDINSIRVGDRSNIQDGTIVHLADDYGVEIGNDVTIGHAAIIHACRIEDECLVGMGATVMDGSVIGKNSIIGAGALVTGSTKVPPGSLVLGSPAKVFRILTPEEQSGIKNWAYKYTKVAAAHKSKYQQTKSP
- a CDS encoding tRNA-queuosine alpha-mannosyltransferase domain-containing protein, which encodes MSPQNQTPPKPFKICLVEPFFTGSHQRWANEFASRSRHRIDILSLPGCHWKWRMHGAAVTMAEKYRAHGIQYDAIVASDMLDLTVFLSCLRDETARTPVAVYFHENQLLYPWSPRDSDTKKGRDLHYAFINYSSALAADATYFNSNYHRTSFLDALPNFLKRYPDFQNLDTVSTIRHNASTLWLGMDLKALDSFRCPNRGKMADKPLIVWNHRWEYDKNPIGFFRILYGLVEQGIDFDLALLGEGFEEEPPYFKEAKERLGNQIVQYGKVPLFSDYARLLWEADISLVTSRQDFFGQSVVESIHCGCHPILPNRLAYPNHLEPSQWSQNFYETEDEARRLTIELIQSGAWKKPFQGASLVSHYDWSNQTRIYDSCLDQLAQLRKS